One segment of Halomonas sp. TD01 DNA contains the following:
- the cdd gene encoding cytidine deaminase, with amino-acid sequence MSQADKALVDTLLTTLGNAYAPYSNHPVAAVMECPDGQQFAGCNVEVAHYKGLCAEASAISAMITAGQRELAKVYVMGPGEHLCTPCGDCRQRIREFATPETQIMVLSHQGDVLKTYTMETLLPDAFGPEQLPSHQS; translated from the coding sequence ATGAGCCAAGCTGATAAGGCACTGGTTGACACGCTGCTGACCACCTTGGGCAACGCTTATGCGCCCTACTCCAATCATCCGGTAGCAGCGGTGATGGAGTGCCCAGATGGCCAGCAATTTGCTGGTTGTAACGTGGAAGTGGCGCATTATAAAGGGCTGTGTGCGGAAGCCTCGGCGATTTCCGCCATGATCACCGCTGGCCAGCGCGAGCTGGCCAAGGTGTACGTGATGGGCCCAGGCGAGCACCTGTGCACACCCTGTGGCGACTGCCGTCAGCGCATTCGTGAATTCGCCACCCCAGAAACGCAAATTATGGTGCTTTCCCACCAGGGCGACGTGCTGAAAACCTACACTATGGAAACACTACTGCCCGATGCCTTCGGCCCCGAGCAACTGCCGTCGCATCAATCTTAA
- a CDS encoding ABC transporter substrate-binding protein, which translates to MRYYLRSSAVLLALLPTTLPAMAAEITIACGDGGAADFCPTLAEQWANANGHQVNIVTTPASATEKLSLYQQLLGSQSQDVDVLMVDIVWPGLLADHLVDLNDYLPEGATDGFIPSLMDNNTVQGKLVALPWFTDAGLLYYRHDLLDRYDAEVPETWQALTDTARRIQQAERDAGNARMHGFVFQGRAYEGLTTNALEWIASYGGGTFVNADGQVTIDNPQAVEAITLAASWVGDISPEGVRNYMEEEARGVFQAGNAVFMRNWPYVWSLGQADGTPIQGKFGVAPLPRGPEGQSVATLGGWNWAVSRYSEHPDIAADLVAYLTAEEQQKAHAVEFGRNPTRPVLYENAEVLEAHPFIGELYETVMNGVPRPASVTGEAYPRVSNAVFNRVHDALSGDTSPEQAIQQLDSELARIGRRGW; encoded by the coding sequence ATGCGTTATTACCTGCGCTCATCAGCTGTACTGCTTGCCCTGCTGCCCACAACGCTGCCTGCCATGGCGGCTGAAATTACCATTGCCTGCGGCGATGGTGGGGCAGCAGATTTCTGCCCAACGCTGGCAGAACAGTGGGCCAACGCTAACGGCCACCAAGTGAATATTGTCACCACGCCAGCATCGGCGACTGAGAAGTTGTCGCTCTATCAGCAACTATTAGGCAGCCAATCGCAAGATGTGGATGTGCTGATGGTGGATATTGTGTGGCCAGGGCTACTGGCCGACCACTTGGTTGACCTAAATGACTACTTGCCGGAGGGCGCGACTGACGGCTTTATTCCCTCACTGATGGATAACAATACCGTGCAGGGCAAGCTGGTGGCATTGCCGTGGTTTACGGATGCAGGGCTGCTCTATTACCGCCACGACTTGCTAGACAGATACGACGCCGAAGTGCCAGAAACTTGGCAGGCCTTGACTGACACCGCGCGGCGTATCCAGCAGGCTGAGCGCGACGCAGGTAATGCGCGCATGCATGGGTTTGTGTTTCAGGGGCGAGCTTATGAGGGGCTGACCACGAATGCGTTGGAGTGGATAGCTAGCTACGGTGGCGGCACCTTTGTGAATGCTGATGGGCAAGTCACCATCGATAATCCCCAAGCCGTAGAGGCCATCACGCTAGCAGCCTCTTGGGTGGGTGATATTAGCCCTGAGGGTGTGCGCAATTACATGGAAGAAGAAGCACGCGGGGTGTTCCAGGCGGGTAATGCTGTGTTTATGCGCAACTGGCCTTATGTCTGGTCGTTGGGGCAGGCAGATGGCACGCCCATTCAAGGCAAGTTTGGCGTCGCGCCGTTACCCCGCGGGCCCGAAGGGCAGTCTGTCGCGACGCTTGGCGGCTGGAACTGGGCGGTTTCGCGCTATTCAGAGCACCCTGACATCGCCGCTGACCTAGTGGCTTATCTCACGGCTGAGGAGCAGCAGAAAGCTCACGCCGTTGAGTTTGGTCGAAACCCGACGCGGCCTGTGCTCTATGAAAATGCCGAGGTGCTGGAAGCCCATCCGTTTATTGGCGAACTTTATGAAACCGTTATGAACGGCGTACCACGTCCTGCGAGCGTTACTGGAGAAGCGTATCCACGGGTGTCTAACGCAGTGTTTAACCGCGTGCATGATGCCCTATCCGGGGATACTTCCCCCGAACAAGCAATTCAGCAGCTCGATAGCGAGCTTGCCCGTATAGGGAGGCGTGGTTGGTAG
- a CDS encoding phosphopentomutase — translation MRRAIVLVLDSFGIGSAPDADKFGDQGADTLGHIAAACARGDADTAERSGPLKLPNMAALGLFHAHRDATGNVAEGVSLPTQLKGAYAHAKEISSGKDTPSGHWEIAGVPVRFDWGYFLDKTDSFPTELLEKIVQQASLPGVIGNCHASGTEIIARLGEEHVQSGKPIVYTSADSVFQIAAHEEHFGLERLYTLCETVRELLEPYNIGRVIARPFNGDDSASFARTGNRRDYSVEPPSPTVLQKLADAGGEVVSIGKIADIYAHCGITHKVKASGHDALMEATLAEVARTAKESSDRTTMIMTNFVDFDSVYGHRRDVPGYAAALEHFDARLPELLAALNDDDLLLLTADHGCDPSWEGTEHTREYVPVMVHGAGFAPGPLGERDTFADIGQTLAAFFAVEAMEDGKSFLPKAA, via the coding sequence ATGCGCCGTGCGATTGTATTAGTACTTGATTCTTTCGGGATTGGTAGCGCCCCGGATGCTGACAAATTCGGCGATCAGGGGGCTGACACCCTGGGCCACATCGCAGCCGCCTGCGCCCGCGGTGACGCCGATACTGCTGAGCGCTCAGGCCCCTTGAAACTGCCCAACATGGCGGCGCTAGGTCTGTTCCACGCCCACCGCGATGCGACGGGAAACGTTGCCGAAGGTGTTAGCCTGCCAACTCAATTGAAAGGCGCGTATGCCCACGCCAAAGAGATTTCCAGCGGCAAGGACACCCCTTCCGGCCATTGGGAAATTGCTGGTGTGCCGGTGCGCTTTGACTGGGGCTATTTTCTTGATAAAACCGACAGTTTTCCCACCGAGCTGTTAGAAAAAATCGTTCAACAAGCCAGCCTGCCCGGCGTAATCGGTAACTGCCACGCATCCGGCACCGAGATCATCGCCCGCCTGGGCGAAGAGCACGTCCAAAGCGGTAAGCCGATTGTTTATACCTCGGCAGATTCCGTGTTTCAGATTGCCGCCCACGAGGAGCACTTTGGCCTAGAGCGCCTCTACACGCTTTGCGAAACCGTGCGCGAGCTTCTCGAGCCTTACAACATTGGCCGCGTGATTGCCCGCCCGTTTAACGGCGATGACAGCGCAAGCTTTGCCCGCACCGGCAACCGCCGCGACTACAGCGTTGAGCCACCCAGCCCCACCGTGCTGCAGAAACTGGCAGATGCGGGCGGCGAAGTGGTCTCGATTGGCAAGATCGCGGATATTTACGCGCATTGCGGCATTACTCATAAGGTCAAAGCCAGCGGTCACGACGCCCTGATGGAAGCCACGCTCGCCGAAGTGGCACGCACCGCTAAAGAGTCCAGTGACCGAACCACCATGATCATGACCAACTTTGTTGATTTTGACTCGGTTTACGGCCACCGCCGCGACGTGCCGGGCTACGCTGCCGCGCTTGAGCATTTCGATGCCCGCCTGCCGGAACTGCTTGCCGCACTGAACGATGATGACCTGTTGCTGCTCACCGCCGACCACGGTTGCGACCCCAGCTGGGAAGGCACCGAACACACCCGCGAATACGTGCCGGTAATGGTGCATGGCGCAGGGTTTGCCCCCGGCCCGCTAGGCGAGCGCGACACCTTTGCCGATATCGGCCAGACATTAGCCGCCTTCTTCGCCGTTGAAGCGATGGAAGACGGCAAGAGTTTTTTACCTAAAGCGGCTTAA
- a CDS encoding PAAR domain-containing protein: protein MEQAKLGDQVACPCKGGPHRIVSAASTTFIDGVPAARVGDRSSCGDSIVTGLDWYTIEGAAAAIHGSQTSCGGTVIAASSAVTGQPSGGANTSSLSSIQPPNDINNEYGSPRANNLGEKSAQGGASEQVLRDEQEPPIVNMAEDRWESIVNDTPAIFEIEDNPNTSGKEPWYALNAFEEVNENKQAFEEVGREVGVDTKLLRAIAYIETTHGYYDRIHPRNTSFRPMNINYEYWKPIADEAGFTRYEVVNYPYPNIYVSAVLLKRIQARVVPSSIEKVASIYNALGAEHVNDYGARVKFIYDQELWESRSE, encoded by the coding sequence ATGGAACAAGCGAAGCTCGGCGACCAAGTTGCCTGCCCCTGTAAGGGAGGCCCTCACCGCATTGTCAGTGCGGCCTCGACCACCTTTATTGACGGTGTTCCCGCCGCCCGCGTTGGCGACCGCAGTTCCTGCGGCGACAGTATCGTCACCGGCCTGGATTGGTACACCATTGAAGGTGCCGCGGCTGCCATTCATGGCAGCCAAACTTCATGTGGCGGAACGGTAATCGCAGCCTCCAGTGCTGTCACTGGCCAACCTTCAGGCGGGGCAAACACTTCATCTCTGTCTAGCATTCAGCCGCCTAACGACATCAATAATGAATACGGTTCCCCTCGGGCCAATAACCTAGGTGAAAAATCAGCTCAAGGTGGCGCTAGCGAGCAAGTTTTGAGAGATGAACAGGAGCCACCCATCGTTAATATGGCAGAAGATAGATGGGAGAGCATTGTCAACGACACACCAGCAATATTTGAGATCGAGGACAATCCGAACACGTCTGGAAAAGAACCATGGTATGCGCTCAATGCGTTCGAGGAAGTTAATGAAAACAAGCAAGCATTCGAAGAAGTTGGCAGAGAGGTAGGCGTAGACACAAAACTGTTGAGGGCCATCGCGTACATTGAAACAACCCATGGTTATTACGACAGGATTCACCCACGGAATACATCATTCCGGCCCATGAATATAAACTACGAATATTGGAAGCCCATCGCAGATGAGGCGGGCTTCACACGGTATGAGGTTGTCAATTATCCATACCCTAACATCTATGTTTCTGCAGTCCTGCTGAAAAGGATTCAAGCTAGAGTTGTACCTTCCAGCATCGAAAAGGTCGCTAGTATCTACAATGCTCTTGGTGCAGAACATGTAAATGATTACGGTGCCCGAGTGAAGTTCATCTACGATCAAGAGCTATGGGAAAGCAGAAGTGAATAA
- the deoD gene encoding purine-nucleoside phosphorylase: protein MATPHINAEMGDFADTVLMPGDPLRAKYIADTYLENVRQVNDVRSMFGYTGTYKGREISVMGHGMGIPSVSIYAKELITDYGVKSIIRVGSCGAVRDDVNVRDVVIGMGACTDSKVNRMRFNDHDFSAIADFELTSHAVAAAKAQNVPVKVGNIFSADLFYNPQTDMAELLKRYGIVGVEMEAAGLYGVAAEFGARALTICTVSDHILKGDSLSSADRQTTFNDMMTIALDTVLRDDAAKA from the coding sequence ATGGCAACACCACATATCAATGCTGAAATGGGCGATTTCGCGGATACCGTTTTGATGCCCGGCGACCCGCTGCGCGCCAAGTACATCGCCGATACCTACCTGGAAAATGTTCGTCAGGTGAACGATGTACGCAGCATGTTCGGCTACACCGGCACTTACAAGGGCCGCGAAATTTCGGTCATGGGCCACGGCATGGGAATTCCGTCGGTGTCAATTTATGCCAAAGAGCTGATTACCGACTACGGCGTTAAGTCGATTATTCGTGTAGGTTCCTGCGGCGCAGTGCGCGACGACGTTAACGTACGTGACGTAGTCATCGGCATGGGAGCCTGCACGGATTCCAAAGTGAACCGCATGCGCTTTAATGACCATGACTTCTCGGCCATCGCTGACTTTGAGCTAACAAGCCACGCGGTAGCAGCTGCCAAGGCACAGAATGTGCCGGTAAAAGTCGGCAATATCTTCTCAGCGGATCTGTTCTATAACCCGCAGACCGACATGGCCGAACTGCTCAAGCGCTACGGCATCGTGGGTGTGGAAATGGAAGCGGCAGGCCTTTACGGCGTTGCAGCAGAGTTTGGTGCTCGCGCGCTAACCATCTGCACGGTGTCCGACCATATTCTGAAAGGCGACTCGCTCTCCAGCGCCGACCGTCAGACCACCTTCAACGACATGATGACGATTGCGTTGGATACAGTACTGCGCGACGACGCCGCTAAGGCCTAA
- a CDS encoding LacI family DNA-binding transcriptional regulator — protein sequence MKQTKQSAQTATIREIARRADVSIASVSRALNGKPGLSDALREKILTISREVAYQPSAAARQLISGKAAVVGISLGRQDIELRPYYILLYQHLTVALHQQGMVPIFFHHDQTAELPERAGAAILLGETAEDERPSLLENASVPFVRIGNPGQGFSVAPDDAQGFYEMTHHLIAQGRRQLAFVGGELEIPRPHSRLEGYRRALDEAGLSEQLISLPHRFSSDSLTSYRYLNRLLADTSNGQTLPFDALVCATDELALGCVAALEDRGIDVPHQVAVTGFDDLPTLATGLTTIRQDIAAIAAMSVELLGEALANKAPRHVSLPVTLVLRETG from the coding sequence ATGAAACAGACCAAACAGAGCGCCCAAACGGCGACCATACGTGAAATAGCCCGGCGGGCCGATGTATCCATTGCCTCGGTTAGTCGGGCGCTAAATGGTAAGCCTGGGCTAAGCGATGCGTTGCGGGAAAAAATTCTCACCATCAGCCGTGAAGTGGCGTATCAACCTAGCGCAGCAGCCAGGCAACTGATTAGTGGTAAAGCTGCTGTAGTCGGTATTTCCTTGGGGCGTCAGGATATCGAGCTTCGCCCCTACTATATTTTGCTGTATCAGCACTTAACCGTGGCACTGCACCAGCAGGGCATGGTGCCGATCTTTTTCCACCACGATCAAACTGCCGAGCTTCCCGAACGGGCGGGCGCGGCTATTCTACTGGGTGAAACCGCCGAGGATGAGCGCCCCAGCTTGCTAGAAAATGCCAGCGTGCCTTTTGTACGTATTGGCAACCCAGGGCAAGGATTTTCGGTCGCACCGGATGATGCTCAAGGGTTTTATGAAATGACGCACCACCTCATCGCGCAAGGGCGTCGACAGCTCGCCTTTGTTGGCGGTGAGTTGGAAATACCGCGTCCTCACAGCCGTTTAGAGGGGTACCGACGGGCGCTTGATGAAGCAGGGCTTTCTGAGCAGTTGATTAGCCTGCCGCACCGCTTTAGCTCAGATTCACTAACCAGCTATCGCTATTTAAATCGTTTGTTGGCGGATACATCAAACGGCCAAACGCTGCCATTTGATGCGCTAGTATGCGCCACCGACGAGCTGGCGCTGGGCTGCGTCGCTGCGCTAGAAGACAGGGGAATCGACGTGCCTCACCAAGTCGCAGTGACCGGCTTTGATGACCTGCCAACCCTTGCCACTGGGTTAACCACCATTCGCCAAGATATTGCAGCGATTGCGGCAATGAGTGTGGAGCTGTTGGGCGAAGCGCTAGCAAACAAAGCGCCCCGGCATGTATCGCTGCCGGTGACGCTGGTACTGCGGGAAACAGGTTGA